From the genome of Tenrec ecaudatus isolate mTenEca1 chromosome 1, mTenEca1.hap1, whole genome shotgun sequence:
CCTCTGCTTGGAGCTCCGCCCTCACGGCACCTTCCTCAGCTGGCCAGCTCCTCCCTGCAccgcacgcccccccccccagctctgcTCACCTTCTTAGCTGTCACTCAGCACACTAGTTTCCCCAGGGACAAAGATGATGGTTTGGTTACGGTTTTGCTGCATCCTGAGGGCCTAGGATTGGGCCTGCCCCGTCCCTACCCCAGGGGTCCCACTCAGAAGCTGGGCTGACTGGCTTGAGTGTGCAGCACAGGGCCTGAGGTGCCAGGCTGGGGAGCTGGGAGAGGCACAGGGCCGTGCGCTGAGCAGTTTGGGGACTCTGCTGGGTGCTGCAAAGATCTcccaggaccccccccccccaagggtccCCTCGGCCACTCCCAGGCCACACACCAGGTAGCTGAGGGCGCTGGCTAGCTGCTGGGCCACTGCCACCTTCCAGGCCACAGGCACACGGCCCCTCTCCCGCCACAGCCACACGTCCAGGGGGCCGTGCTCCACGTACTCGGTTACCAGGATGTCTGCAAAGGCCCAGCTGCTGCAAGGACTGCCCACAGGCACCCACCCTGGGAGGGGCTTGGGCTGGGACTGGGTGGGGAGGGTGTCAGGGCAGAGCctgggcagggcagggtggggggctgggctgggttgATCTAGAAGGTGCTGAGGAATGGTGCAGAAGAGCATGTGACTGGGGGGAGGGCCTAAAGGCAGAGTGGGGCTGGAATGAGGTTGAGAGGCCCGGAATTGGGGTGAGAAGCAAGGGAGAGAGTtggtgctgggggcgggggggaggaccCGGTCCTGGGGCTTTGAGGGGCCTGCATTAGGGGTAGAGGTGTGGTGGGTTCCTATCTGGGTAGCACTGCAGGGCTAGGTCACTGGGGTGAGAGGGGAGCTGGGGGCTGGGTGACCCAGGATCAGGGAGGAGCTGCGAGCTGGAGAAGCTGttttaggtcagcggttctcaaccatcctcatCATGCTTCAACCCTTCCTCacatggtgaccccccccaaccataagatgattttcgttgctactttatcactgtcatttcgctactgtgatgaatcgggcgacccctgtgaaagggtcgtttgacccccaaaggggctgcgtacgacccacaggttgagagccgctgctgtaGGCAGAAGGTGGGGATCTCAATGAAGTCAAGAAGCTAGGTGCAGCTGCGGGGAGCACTGCAGGAGGGTGATGGTCAGTGTACCTCGGGACAGGGACCGAGTCTAAGTAAcctcaggggaaagggggaggactGGGGTGCCAACAGGGGATGGGGATCTAGGGAAAGTTGGGATATCATGAGGGAATGGGGTGCAGGGGAGAGCAGGGGTGCTGTTAGAGAAAAGCATGCAGGGGAAGGTTGTGGTGTCATAGCGGAAAGGGGTGCAGAGGGAAAATTGGGGTATTATCAGGGAGTGGGGTACAGGGGAGAGTTGGTTCAGGTATGGGGTGCAGGAGAGGAATAGGGTATTGTCAGAGAACAAGAGTGCATATAGGATGGGGGTATATTCAGGGAAGGGGTGCAGGGGAAAGTTAGGGTGTCCTTAGGAGGAGTGTAGTGGAGGGGAAGGGGTGCAGGGAGTTGGGGTCTCACTGGGGGCAGAGGCAGGCACTCACTCTCAGAGCCTTGCACGCAGACACCGTGCACAAAGgccaggtgtgtgtgggagacCTGGCTCATGAGGCTGGCGATCTCATAGAAGGCCTGTGGGACAGAACCGTAAGGGGTCTGAAGATTTCCCCCCCCTcagaccccaccccatccccctaccctcagccACGCCCACTCACCAAGGCCATGTCatggtgctggggctccagcaccTTGAGCACCACTCGGAGCTCCTGGGCCCCGCCGTGCTCCTGGTCCTCCTCGGGGTCCCCGTCCCCCACACGCAGGAGGCCCTCATACACGTTGGTCCTAGTGCCCTGGCCCAAGTGGGCAAGCTGAGGGGGGGCAGTAGACAACGGGACCATGGAGGCAGCTAGCCACAacacccccccagcccccactacacacacctgGGGGATCTGGCCCTGGTGCcgcagccccctcccctcccccacacacctgGGTGATCTGGTCCGGGTGCACCCGGTAGAAGCTGAGCTGGCCGATGTTGAGGGGCCGGGTGTTAGCTTGAGGCCCCCGCATGATGATAAGGTTGGAGAGCTCTGGGAGTGGGGAACTGTGTCACTGAGGGCTCCTGGGTGGAGATCCCCCACTGGCCCCCCGGCCCTACCCTGTCCCTGGGTACCTCCTGGCCTGGGCAGGCAGTAGTGGCGCAGAGAGAAGCAGTGATCCCCGGCACTCAAGCAGCAGTCTTGTAGGGCAGCCCTCAGCGCCCCGATGCTGGGGAAGGCCTGGTCCCAGCCCTCCAATCTGAAGGCTCCGGCCTGCAGCTCCACCGTGAACTTCCGCAGGCGCACGCTCCCCGAGCtgggtgcctgggggcaagcaggGGTGTTGGTGAGTGGGGCACCAGGCATGGGTGCGCCCACCTCAGCCCAGGCCCTGCCCGGGCCCACCTGCTCTTGCTGGGCCACCGTGAGGATCAAGCGGTAGAGGTGCCTGGTGCTCCAGTGGATGAGATAGTGACCGTCCTCGGGCCGGAGCTTGGCCAGCACAAAGGGATCCCTGAGCAGAGGACAAAGGGGCTCTATCAGGTCCCCCGGGGTCACTGCTGGACCCACATCTGGGTACTCAGAATGAGTCCGCTGGGAGACAAATGTCAGACACGGCCACTCGTGGTGATGCTGatgctgacacacacacacatccggaTGTAGCATGTCACAGGGATGCAGACACGCCGCAGGTAACAGCTGTGTGTCACAGTTGCTCTGAGACGGGGAGACCGCCTCGGGCTAAGTCACACAGATGCCAGACTGACACCCCCAGCCACAGCTACAGCCGCTCCCAGGGGGCCACAGACTCGGTAGCTGGTCACATACCCACCCCCAGCCACAGCTGCTCATGTGGTGCATCGGTATGGCCagacagagcagtggttcccacccTGGCATGGCCCACAGACCCGCGGCAATGTCCCCCACCTAGTGGTGACAGTCATGGGCCTTCGCCTCCCTCTGAGGACCAGCGTCATGAGACCTGCACTCCCTCTGGGAGTGGAGTCCCAGGGTCCCAGTGGGAGAAGGGGGTCCCTAGGAACAGCGCCCACGATGGGacaggcgggtcaccacagatcCTGGCCTGGCAGCAGCCACACACACCAGGTGATCAACGACAGACAGAAGCACTATCAGAGCCTTCACACGCAGCCACACACGCCACACACGCCACCGAGCCGCCGAGAGATGACGTGCACATTGCCAGGGCTGCAAGAGGTGCAAGACCCCACGCACTCCCTGACTAGCCACGGGGATCTGCAGTACACAGTGCCCCCAGCCCACACCCACCCTGCCCTCCGCTGGCCACTGGTCCTTTCAAACACATCCTGAGCCCTGTCCCTTGGGCCTGTGTGGTGGTTGGATGATTCTGTGTCGACCAAACATTCCTGGGTAGGAATGGGATctgtcctgtcaatcaggtcccagtctgatgatgcctccttggggggtgTGGAAGCCTGGGATCCTCCCCTTGTCACTGATTCCTACACCTTCCTGCTCACTGGGACCCTGTCCCTGACCCCGAGGGCTgctggagtctgaagaggggcctGTGGACGAGCATCCGACCTGGGGGTCTGAGCTGCTCCCCACCTGATTGCTTCTTGATACAAGGTCTTTCCTATGGGCATGGAGGCGTGTCACAGGACGTGTTTCTGCAGACCACCAGCCAGGGAGCATCAGAGGACGTCACCTGGCCacctggcgtgtgtgtgtggagggtccTAGATGTCATCATGTCTCCATCACCACATGGGCAGAAGGGACCCAGAGATGTACGTGGGGGACAACAGACACCaggggaagaccaaggaagacccCAGGGCCGGCAACAAGGAAGAAGACGTCGACAGGGCCGACACCCACCCTGGTGTGAACTTGGCCCCCAAGCCCACGAGGTCATCACTTTCTGGTCTTTAAAAGGCCCACTGTGTGTGGGATCTGGCTACAGCTGCTCTCAACCAAAAGCTGTGGCcaccgagtcagctctgactcctggcgaccctagaGAGGGTTTCTTGGAATGGGATAGTGGATACGAGTGAGCTGcttaacctcaaggtctgcagttcaaaaccaccagccactctgcagaagaaagatgaggctctctgttcccatcaaaggttacagcctcagaaacccacaggggcagttctgctctgtcctagagggtcaccatgagtcggcatcgactccatggcagtgggttgtttctTGGTTTGAGCGAATGTTAATCTTTATGGGCAaggccagcctcctctttctgctgcagatcagctggtgggtttgaactgctggccttgggcttCGCAGTCcaccacctaacccacagcacccctagggctccttttatttatttatttatttaatttattttaagggCTCCTTCTATTACCCCCAATACAGTGGAAGATGCAAAATACAAATCTACCAATAAGTCTAAATTGCCCAATTTTTAAAGCTACAGAAAAACAACCGGTATCCATAATGATAGCCCAAACCCACATGCTCGAGGGCAGTCGCCCCTATGCTCTCCCTGCCACCCTGGAGTGTGGCACATGCccgcacacaccacacatacccACACGTGGCATCGTGCATGTGGACATGCAGCCGCGAGCATGCACCTGCAAACCCTTTTCCTCAgacatgcatgtgcacacaccacgTTTTGGGTACGCAGTCCCTCCAGCTCAGTCTGGCTGGCAGTCGTGGTGCGGGGGGGGGCACTCACAGCAGGGGGCCATGGACACCATCCTGGATGCTCATCACCAGCCGGGGAGGAGCCACCTCGTGGCACAGGTAGTGGCTGGAGTCGACTGTCAGGCGAAAGTAGCCATCCACCAGGGACACCAAGGACAGGGCCTCGGCCCGGGAAGGCAGGGTCAGCTCCTGCAGGCAGGGGGCTGTCAGGGGGGTGTCCTGGctctgccgccccctccccgccgtCCCTTGCCCAGGCCCCACCAGGCGTGTGTTGTCCTGCCGACAAACGCTGACACGTTGTTCCTTCACCACAAGGTGGCTGATGTCCTGGAAGTTGCAGAAGGAGGCCCAgggtgctggctgctcagccgcCTCTTGGGCCTCGCCCTTCTTCCGGGCAGGGCTGGCTGGTGGATCCCTgctgcaaccagagccctggaaaccAGCCCATGGGCCAGAGGATGGGTGGGTGGGCGCTGAGCAGCCTCCTCGGTCATCTGCCTACTGACCACGCCCCATCGGGGTGGGCAGGAGCGCAGACCACTCCCCCCAAATACATGTTCCTGGGCCAGACTTCCAGCAGGGCAGAGAAGGCCTCTAACTCCCTCCCAGGTGTGTGCTATCCAGAGTCGGGCAAAGGGGCACTCTGAATGGATGGGGTCCAGAAACCAGTCATTCCCTAAGAAACAGACCCCAGGGGGTGGACAGACACCCCGACACCCCCACAAAGCCAGGTTCCAGCAGTCACATGGGGAAGATGGCTCTCCCTGCTATACCCACACACAGATTCAAACACTGGCCTGCCATGGAgggccctgctcaccccacatggacctcccccacccccagcaccctgCTCACCTCTGCCTGTACTGGCCGCCACTGAATGCCCGCAGTGCCCGTCACCAGCAATTCGTGGGTAGGGGGTCCGGTGGCAGGCTCAGGGCCCGGGTCCCCAGGGGGCTGCCCGGagcccagggtgcagctggacgCCCCCTCAgcctgggccagcagctccaggtGGCACACGGGCACGTGCTCGGCGGCAAAGCGGGGTGCCAGCTGCTCGAGCGTGGCCAGGTACTTGACCATGACGAGCTGCTGGGAGAGGCTGCCGGGCTGGAAGGCTCGCAGGAACCGGCGGAAGATGTTGCGCAGACGTAGCCGTGTCAGCGCGCTCCGCTGCCGGATGTGGTGCCGGAAGGAGCGCGGGATGCAGTCCTTGAAACTGGGGGGCAGATGCAGGGCTGTCAgggcctggtggtggtgggggggctaGGGGCCAGGCTCAGGGACATGGGGGGGCCACTGGTCAGGGGTCTCGTTGGAGGATGTGGGGTTAGTCAGGACTTCTCCAGGGGTCATGGGGCCTCAGAGCCCAGACACAGGGTGCTGGGCTGTCAGGGTAGAGAGAGAGGGGCCAAGGAgcctggggggagagggaggcagcTCAGGTCTCTGGAGCAGAcagctggactggactgggctgtaaGCAGCTCTCAGACAACTTCCTCCATCCTCACCTGTAACAGCCCCCCCAGTGCCCACCCCTAGGGCAGGTGAATGAAAGGAGTCTTGGCACACAGTGCTTCAGATGCCGCCCAGCACTGCTGCCCAGCACATGTTAGCCTGACTGCCAACTGGAAGACTCAAGGGCACCTGCAGACCTTCCGGAGAACCAGCCACTGACAAGTCCATTCCGACACACACGGGGTTGTTTGGATCGACTCCGCAGGGTGGGAGACGTCGCTAATCTTTCAACTATCGATAGACCAGCATCGACTCTGacgcatagggaccctgtaggacagggtagatctgcccctgtgggtttctgagatgggagtagagagctttgtctttctcccggaGGGgccggtggacttgaactgcagaccttgcagttagccatccaactcataaccacgatgccacgagggctccttgaaACAGGACATCAGAATGACTCTCCTCTTGCCTGTGAGGCGATTCCGGCTCATTATAAcccccaaacccgctgccatcgagtctgtgccagctcatagtgaccctagagggcagggtaaagCTACCTCTgcatctctgagactgtaacgctttgctggaggagaaagcctcttctttctcccgcagagcggccgGTGGACATGAACTGCggatcttgcagttggcagcccaacatgtacccactgtgccacctgggctcctgctcccacagagactgacagccttggacactCTGTGGGGTGGCTCTGCTGGACGGCTGTAGATGGGCTCTGAAGTGTCCGTGAGGCAATCACTGAGATGGGGTACTTTTGATGGTGGACAGTTTCACCATTAACAAAACAGGCAGGCACAGTTCCACGGGGCCCCTCTGGCCCCCGATATAGCCCTGTTCTTGGTCCTCCACGTGTGCCCTTCTCCCCCTGGCCTCCAGCCTCCATCCCAGGTCCCTGTACCATGGTCTCCAGGTCCCTTACTGCCCAGGGCTCCTGCCCTTATTCCCAATCTTCCAGGGCTCCCCAGCACCCTCAGAGGGCAGGCCTGTGATGAAGGCATAGCTTTCTACGTTCAGTTCCCATAGAGAGAGGCCGGCCCTTTACCACCTTTGCCTCTGGGCCAAGGGAGGGCCTGTTCCCTCCATGGCCAAGGCTGTCTGCACCTGGATGACACCTGCTCTCCCTTCCAGTCTCAGCAGAGGAGTCAAACCTACACCCCAAACCGGCCCCGTTGCCGTCCAGTTGATTCTGGCCCACCGGGACGTCACAGCTGTCAGCTTCACAGGAGCAGGTGGCCGCAGCGTCCCCTTACAGAGTGTCTGggggcttgaacctctgaccttctaggtcaggggtcctcaaactttgtaaacagggggccagttcactgtccctcaggcccgtTAGAGggacggactatagttaaaaaaaaaaactgaacaaattcccgtgcacactgcacatatcttattttgaagtgaaaaaacaaatggggcaaaaacacccagcgggccggataaatgtcctcggcgggccgcatgtgaccCGCGGGCCCTAGTTTGAGGATGCCCGTGTTAGAGAGTTTACCGCAgtgacaccaggactcctggtggcACAACCAAACCACAACCaaatcactgccacccagtcaatcctgactcagggTGTTCCTataaggcagggcagaactgcccctgtgggtttttacaggagtagaaagcctcatcttcctcccaaggagtggctgatggcttcaaactgctgaccttgcttgcggttagcagctcaacacctaaccactatgccaccgggactcCCTGCCAGCAcaaccaaaacacaacaacaacacctgactgccaccaagtggatgcaGGGATCGGGAACTATGTCCTTGACCCAGTCTTGGGCTGCCTCCTCCAGGCAGCCTGTCCTGATTGTCCCAGGCCTCCTGGCAATGCAGGGATCCCTGGGGTTGTCTGTCCCTGGAGCTAAGTGGCTTCCACCTCCCCAGACTCCCGCCTCCTTCCTGCTCTTTTATTTTAATGAGTTCTCAAATCCAAGGGGCTCTGAGGCTTTCCCCAATCCcctctcctcctgccctgcccccagcTCCCTCTGCTCCAGCTGTGCTGGCCTCCTCACTGTCCCTCCAACAGGCGGGGCACCACCCAGCCTCGGGTCTttgcactggctcttccctctgcTTGGAATGCTCTTCCCCAGGTCACTGCTCCCTCTTTCACCGGCCTCAGGTCTTAGAGCCCCTTCTCTGGAAGCACCTTCCCTGACTCCCCATCCCCGCCCTGACCAGCCCCGCTGCTCCTTCCTGCATAACCGTCACAGTCTGGACATCTGAAACCCTGGACTTGGGCCTTCGGTGATTCCTTTTATCACGTGTCGCCCCTGAGATCGGGTCACACCCCCTGCACCAGCCCTGCCCCATTCCCGGACACCTGGTCTTCTTGGCCACCTCCTCCAGGGGGACACCGAGGCAGAGAGCCAGGTGGCAGAGGTGCAGGAAAGCCATGCCCAGGCTCTCATTCTTGAAGTGGCGGATCTGCTCCTCGCTGGACAGCTCCCCCAGGGAGACCACATCATTCACAAACTCGTGcttgccctgggggtggggtcggCAAAGAAGGGAGGAAAGCATTGAAGGGCCTTCAGGACACCTTGGAGAGGGAAGGGACAAAGCCAACACACAGCAAGAACAGACAGCACTAATCAATCCTGGCACTTATTCCCTTGTAACTCCCGGAGTCCCAGCTGAGGCAAAGCATCCCTGACGGCAGGCCATGAAATCTGCTGTCAATACTGAATTGGGGAGGAAAGTGGGGGTTCCTCATGCGCACCCGAGTTTCCCACTGATAGGATATACTCCCCCTCCCTTCACCCCAAACAGCCTTGCTCACACCTGCTCAAAGATGTACTCAAAGGAAGCTGGGTCTAGGAACTGCAGTCCCCCCTCTGCTGGATGGGAGGAAGCCTGGGCCCCAGGGGGCCCGCAACGGTACACAGTCGGCTCCTGAGAATTCATGCCATGCCAGTTCCGGAAATAAAACCTGCAGGCAGGAGATGGGGCATCACGG
Proteins encoded in this window:
- the TYK2 gene encoding non-receptor tyrosine-protein kinase TYK2 isoform X2: MRFYFRNWHGMNSQEPTVYRCGPPGAQASSHPAEGGLQFLDPASFEYIFEQGKHEFVNDVVSLGELSSEEQIRHFKNESLGMAFLHLCHLALCLGVPLEEVAKKTSFKDCIPRSFRHHIRQRSALTRLRLRNIFRRFLRAFQPGSLSQQLVMVKYLATLEQLAPRFAAEHVPVCHLELLAQAEGASSCTLGSGQPPGDPGPEPATGPPTHELLVTGTAGIQWRPVQAEGSGCSRDPPASPARKKGEAQEAAEQPAPWASFCNFQDISHLVVKEQRVSVCRQDNTRLELTLPSRAEALSLVSLVDGYFRLTVDSSHYLCHEVAPPRLVMSIQDGVHGPLLDPFVLAKLRPEDGHYLIHWSTRHLYRLILTVAQQEQAPSSGSVRLRKFTVELQAGAFRLEGWDQAFPSIGALRAALQDCCLSAGDHCFSLRHYCLPRPGELSNLIIMRGPQANTRPLNIGQLSFYRVHPDQITQLAHLGQGTRTNVYEGLLRVGDGDPEEDQEHGGAQELRVVLKVLEPQHHDMALAFYEIASLMSQVSHTHLAFVHGVCVQGSENILVTEYVEHGPLDVWLWRERGRVPVAWKVAVAQQLASALSYLEDKHLVHGSVCGRHILLARPGLAEGSSPFIKLSDPGVGLAVLSREERVERIPWLAPECLPGGALSLSPAVDKWGFGVTLLEICFDGEAPLQGRSPSEKERFYQKRQQLPEPSSPELATLTRQCLTYDPAQRPSFRTVLRDLTRLQPHNLSDVLAVSPNSLATDPTVFHKRYLKKIRDLGEGHFGKVTLYCYDPTNDGTGEMVAVKALKAGSGPQLRAGWRREIDILRTLYHEHVVKYKGCCEDPGEKSMQLVMEYVPLGSLRDYLPRHHVGLAHLLLFARQICEGMAYLHAQHYIHRDLAARNVLLDHGRLVKIGDFGLAKAVPEGHDYYRVREDGDSPAFWYAPECLKESKFYYASDVWSFGVTLYELLTRCDSSQSPPSKFMELIGFNPGQMTVLRLTELLEQGERLPRPEACPCEIYHLMKHCWEKEASFRPTFQNLIPILNTVQKKYQGQAPSVFNLG
- the TYK2 gene encoding non-receptor tyrosine-protein kinase TYK2 isoform X1, with amino-acid sequence MPLCQWGATARGSRASGDRAQAVGTGGSLRVLLHWAGPDGGEPWVTFSEGSLTAEDICLHIAHRLGITPSCFNLFALFNAQAHVWLPPSHILEVPRDSSLILHFRMRFYFRNWHGMNSQEPTVYRCGPPGAQASSHPAEGGLQFLDPASFEYIFEQGKHEFVNDVVSLGELSSEEQIRHFKNESLGMAFLHLCHLALCLGVPLEEVAKKTSFKDCIPRSFRHHIRQRSALTRLRLRNIFRRFLRAFQPGSLSQQLVMVKYLATLEQLAPRFAAEHVPVCHLELLAQAEGASSCTLGSGQPPGDPGPEPATGPPTHELLVTGTAGIQWRPVQAEGSGCSRDPPASPARKKGEAQEAAEQPAPWASFCNFQDISHLVVKEQRVSVCRQDNTRLELTLPSRAEALSLVSLVDGYFRLTVDSSHYLCHEVAPPRLVMSIQDGVHGPLLDPFVLAKLRPEDGHYLIHWSTRHLYRLILTVAQQEQAPSSGSVRLRKFTVELQAGAFRLEGWDQAFPSIGALRAALQDCCLSAGDHCFSLRHYCLPRPGELSNLIIMRGPQANTRPLNIGQLSFYRVHPDQITQLAHLGQGTRTNVYEGLLRVGDGDPEEDQEHGGAQELRVVLKVLEPQHHDMALAFYEIASLMSQVSHTHLAFVHGVCVQGSENILVTEYVEHGPLDVWLWRERGRVPVAWKVAVAQQLASALSYLEDKHLVHGSVCGRHILLARPGLAEGSSPFIKLSDPGVGLAVLSREERVERIPWLAPECLPGGALSLSPAVDKWGFGVTLLEICFDGEAPLQGRSPSEKERFYQKRQQLPEPSSPELATLTRQCLTYDPAQRPSFRTVLRDLTRLQPHNLSDVLAVSPNSLATDPTVFHKRYLKKIRDLGEGHFGKVTLYCYDPTNDGTGEMVAVKALKAGSGPQLRAGWRREIDILRTLYHEHVVKYKGCCEDPGEKSMQLVMEYVPLGSLRDYLPRHHVGLAHLLLFARQICEGMAYLHAQHYIHRDLAARNVLLDHGRLVKIGDFGLAKAVPEGHDYYRVREDGDSPAFWYAPECLKESKFYYASDVWSFGVTLYELLTRCDSSQSPPSKFMELIGFNPGQMTVLRLTELLEQGERLPRPEACPCEIYHLMKHCWEKEASFRPTFQNLIPILNTVQKKYQGQAPSVFNLG